The region TCAAGATGGATGAAGGAATTGATAGTGATTTTGCCATTCTTGAGTTTAAAGGAACAGGTGAGGTTACAGCAAAGGATATAAAAGTTCCTGCAGGGATAAAGATAGTAAATCCGGATGTTCATATAGCTACCGTTGATAAAGAGATAGAGCTTAGAATGGAGCTCAAGATAGAGAAAGGCCGTGGTTATGTGATGGTTGAGGAGATGGAACCTCCTACGGAGATAGGATGGATACCAATTGATACAGCTTTCTCACCTATAAAGAAATGCACTTTTTATGTTGAACCTACAAGGGTTGGTGAAAAGACTAACTACGACAAACTTATACTTGAGGTTACAACAGACGGAAGTATAACACCTGAAGAAGCATTAACAAAGGCTACAAATATTCTTATAGAACATTTCCAGCTTCTCCTTAACCCAACTGTAAGAAAGGTTGAGGTTATAAAGAAGGCTGAGCCTGAAAGTATAGCTGAGAAGATAGAGGCTGATAAGCTATCTCTTGCTATAGAGGAGCTTGAGATATCATCAAGGGCAACAAATACTCTCAAGAAGCTTGGTATCCAGACAATAGGTGACCTCGTTAAGATGACTGAAGAGGATCTAAAAGAGGCAAAAAGTATAGGAAGAAAAGCACTTAAAGAGATAAAGGAAGCTCTTGCTGAGCTTGGACTTGAACTTGCTCCATCACCAACTAAAAAAGATTAAGAGGTAGAGAGGAATGAGACATAGAGTAAAAACTAAAAGCTTTCATAGACCTAAGGAGCAGAGAGAAGCTCTTTTTGTTAACCTTGCTATTGCTTTAATAGAACACGGAAAGATAGAGACAACAGTTCAGAAGGCTAAAGCTTTAAGACCTTTTGTTGAAAAGCTTGTAACGCTTGCAAAGAAGG is a window of Persephonella marina EX-H1 DNA encoding:
- a CDS encoding DNA-directed RNA polymerase subunit alpha, producing MPFLEFITPSKIYWDESSKTESFGRLYVEPLERGYGITLGNALRRVLLSSLEGGAVTAVKIHGVAHEFTTIEGVIEDVSEIILNLKQIKFKMDEGIDSDFAILEFKGTGEVTAKDIKVPAGIKIVNPDVHIATVDKEIELRMELKIEKGRGYVMVEEMEPPTEIGWIPIDTAFSPIKKCTFYVEPTRVGEKTNYDKLILEVTTDGSITPEEALTKATNILIEHFQLLLNPTVRKVEVIKKAEPESIAEKIEADKLSLAIEELEISSRATNTLKKLGIQTIGDLVKMTEEDLKEAKSIGRKALKEIKEALAELGLELAPSPTKKD